A part of Miscanthus floridulus cultivar M001 chromosome 6, ASM1932011v1, whole genome shotgun sequence genomic DNA contains:
- the LOC136457784 gene encoding uncharacterized protein, producing the protein MPAASVVASAVERLQTAAQDAAMSSLRSAVAFSEQAQQTLVPRAAGRVVSLSTCTKVSAISFAVGIVVGFTLKKRLRRWAARLLKRIKDDD; encoded by the exons ATGCCGGCGGCGTCTGTGGTCGCGTCGGCCGTGGAGAGGCTACAGACGGCGGCGCAGGACGCCGCCATGTCCTCGTTGCGCTCGGCCGTCGCTTTTTCCGAGCAGGCGCAGCAAACCCTCGTGCCCAGGGCCGCCGG CCGGGTTGTTTCTTTGTCAACATGTACAAAGGTCAGCGCCATTAGCTTTGCTGTTGGTATTGTGGTGGGGTTCACGCTCAAGAAAAGGCTACGCAGATGGGCTGCTAGACTGCTGAAGAGAATTAAGGACGATGACTAG
- the LOC136461800 gene encoding phosphatidate cytidylyltransferase 1-like isoform X6 — translation MSSWTGVFHPSHVCTGELAESLCIQPSTIIFFVSPVITTLPPCRCLVSLHPQFSAARRPPPSSLPRADPAILSAARHPRGAPPGVGARASKAEFNFGVPVMQRDTSSSDASASHAGRVRRRRHATEATTDGNRANGQPLLVNDQNKYKSMLIRTYSTVWMIGGFAFIVYMGHLYIWAMVVVIQIYMARELFNLLRKSSEEKQLPGFRLLNWHFFFTAMLYTYGRFLSRQLVNTVTSDHLLYKVVSGLIKYQMFICYFLYIAGFVWFILTLKKKAYKYQFKQYAWTHMILLTVFAQSAFTVANIFEGIFWFLLPASLIVINDIFAYLFGFFLGRTPLIKLSPKKTWEGFIGASVTTIISAFLLANVMGRSQWLTCPRKDLSTGWLYCDPGPMFKSEHYSLEEWVPHWS, via the exons ATGTCTTCGTGGACAGGCGTCTTCCATCCGAGCCATGTATGCACGGGAGAGCTGGCGGAGTCTCTCTGCATCCAGCCATCCACAATAATTTTCTTCGTTTCGCCAGTCATCACCACTCTCCCTCCCTGCCGCTGTCTCGTCTCTCTCCACCCCCAGTTCTCcgccgcgcgccgacccccgccCTCCTCTCTGCCGCGCGCTGACCCAGCCATCCTCTCCGCCGCGCGACACCCGCGAGGAGCCCCTCCCGGCGTCGGCGCCCGAGCCTCCAAAGCAG AATTTAACTTTGGAGTACCAGTGATGCAAAGGGACACTAGCTCTAGCGATGCTTCTGCTTCTCATGCAGGGCGCGTAAGACGTCGCAGACATGCAACTGAG GCTACCACAGATGGGAATAGAGCTAATGGACAGCCGTTGCTTGTCAATGATCAGAACAAGTATAAATCAATGCTTATCCGTACATATTCTACAGTATGGATGATTGGAGGCTTTGCCTTTATTGTTTATATGGGTCATTTATATATCTGGGCCATGGTGGTTGTCATTCAAATATACATGGCAAGAGAGCTTTTCAACCTACTCAGAAAATCCAGTGAAGAGAAACAGCTGCCAGGGTTCAGGCTGCTGAATTG GCACTTCTTTTTCACGGCAATGCTGTACACTTATGGGCGCTTTCTTAGTCGGCAGCTTGTGAATACAGTAACTTCAGATCACTTGCTTTATAAGGTCGTCAGTGGCCTAATAAAGTATCAGATGTTTATCTGTTATTTTCTTTATATTGCTG GCTTTGTATGGTTTATTTTGACTCTGAAGAAAAAGGCATACAAGTATCAATTCAAACAGTATGCGTGGACGCACATGATACTTTTAACGGTTTTTGCACAGTCCGCTTTCACTGTGGCAAACATATTTGAAGGGATATTCTG GTTTCTTTTGCCTGCTTCACTTATTGTGATCAACGATATCTTTGCTTATTTATTCGGGTTCTTTCTTGGGAGAACACCACTAATCAAGTTGTCCCCAAAGAAAACCTGGGAAGGTTTTATTGGTGCATCAGTGACAACTATCATCTCTGCTTTTCTG TTAGCAAATGTAATGGGTCGTTCCCAATGGTTGACATGCCCAAGAAAG GATCTGTCGACTGGGTGGCTTTATTGTGACCCTGGTCCAATGTTTAAGTCAGAGCATTACTCGTTGGAAGAATGGGTGCCACATTGG TCTTAA